Proteins from a single region of Candidatus Delongbacteria bacterium:
- the sufB gene encoding Fe-S cluster assembly protein SufB yields the protein MSSETQQIRELAAQDYKYGFTSDIESDTIPAGLSEEIVALISGRKDEPEFMLEWRLKAYRAWQEMSVPDWAYLNIPPIDFQSISYYSAPRKKEGPASLDEVDPELLETFEKLGIPLGERARLAGVAVDAVFDSESVKTTYKEELATRGIIFCSISEALREHPELVRRYLGSVVPMRDNFYAALNTAVFSDGSFVYIPKGVRCPMELSTYFRINAAGTGQFERTLIIADEGSYVSYLEGCTAPMRDENQLHAAVVELVALKGASIKYSTVQNWYPGDREGKGGIYNFVTKRGLCEEKARISWTQVETGSAITWKYPSCILKGDDSVGEFYSVALTNNHQQADTGTKMIHLGRNTSSTIISKGISAGLSQNSYRGLVQVGAKATGARNHSQCDSLLIGDRCGAHTWPVIDVRNPDSVVEHEATTSRISDDQVFYCRQRGIKEEDAVSMIVNGFCREVLAELPMEFAVEAQKLLGLSLEGSVG from the coding sequence ATGAGCAGCGAGACCCAACAGATCCGCGAACTGGCCGCCCAGGACTACAAGTACGGCTTCACCTCGGACATCGAGTCGGACACCATTCCCGCCGGGCTCTCCGAGGAGATCGTCGCGCTGATCTCCGGCCGCAAGGACGAGCCGGAGTTCATGCTGGAGTGGCGCCTGAAGGCCTACCGGGCCTGGCAGGAGATGAGCGTGCCCGACTGGGCCTACCTCAACATCCCGCCCATCGACTTCCAGTCCATCTCCTACTATTCGGCGCCCCGCAAGAAGGAGGGCCCGGCCAGTCTGGACGAGGTGGATCCGGAACTGCTGGAGACCTTCGAGAAGCTGGGCATCCCGCTGGGCGAGCGCGCCCGGCTGGCGGGCGTGGCCGTGGACGCGGTCTTCGACAGCGAGTCGGTCAAGACCACCTACAAGGAGGAGCTGGCCACCCGCGGGATCATCTTCTGCTCCATCAGCGAGGCCCTGCGCGAGCACCCCGAGCTGGTGCGACGCTACCTGGGTAGCGTGGTCCCCATGCGCGACAATTTCTACGCGGCCCTCAACACGGCCGTGTTCAGCGACGGCTCCTTCGTCTACATCCCCAAGGGCGTGCGCTGTCCGATGGAACTCTCCACCTACTTCCGCATCAACGCGGCGGGCACGGGGCAGTTCGAGCGCACGCTGATCATCGCCGACGAGGGCTCCTACGTCAGCTACCTGGAGGGCTGCACAGCGCCCATGCGCGACGAGAACCAGCTGCACGCGGCGGTGGTGGAGCTGGTGGCTTTGAAGGGCGCCAGCATCAAGTACAGCACGGTGCAGAACTGGTACCCGGGGGACCGCGAGGGCAAGGGCGGCATCTACAACTTCGTCACCAAGCGCGGGCTCTGCGAAGAGAAGGCCCGGATCAGCTGGACCCAGGTGGAGACCGGCTCGGCCATCACCTGGAAGTACCCCAGCTGCATCCTCAAGGGCGACGACTCCGTGGGCGAGTTCTATTCGGTGGCGCTGACCAACAACCACCAGCAGGCGGACACGGGCACCAAGATGATCCACCTGGGGCGCAACACGAGCTCGACCATCATCTCCAAGGGGATCAGCGCGGGGCTCAGCCAGAACAGCTACCGCGGGCTGGTCCAGGTGGGGGCCAAGGCCACGGGCGCGCGCAACCACTCCCAGTGCGACAGCCTGCTCATCGGGGACCGCTGCGGCGCGCACACCTGGCCCGTGATCGACGTGCGCAACCCCGACAGCGTGGTGGAGCACGAGGCCACCACCAGCCGGATCAGCGACGACCAGGTCTTCTACTGCCGCCAGCGCGGCATCAAGGAAGAGGACGCGGTCTCGATGATCGTGAACGGCTTCTGCCGCGAGGTGCTGGCCGAGCTGCCGATGGAGTTCGCCGTGGAGGCGCAGAAGCTGCTGGGCCTGAGCCTGGAAGGCAGCGTGGGCTGA
- the sufC gene encoding Fe-S cluster assembly ATPase SufC yields the protein MLQIHNLHASVAGKEILKGLTLDVKPGEIHAIMGPNGSGKSTLANVLAGRDGYEVTAGDVLYQGRNLLDREPEERAGDGIFLAFQYPVEIPGVPNLYFLRMALNAQRRHRGQPEIPAEDFLRLVSEKLKLVHLEDGLQKRAVNEGFSGGEKKRNEIFQMLILEPRLALLDETDSGLDIDALKIVAEGVNAMRSPEFSAVVVTHYQRLLDYIVPDQVHVLAGGRIVKTGGRELALELEKRGYGWLTQEVSA from the coding sequence ATGCTGCAGATCCACAACCTGCACGCCAGCGTGGCGGGCAAGGAAATCCTCAAAGGCCTGACGCTGGACGTGAAGCCCGGCGAGATCCACGCCATCATGGGGCCCAACGGCTCCGGCAAGAGCACGCTGGCCAACGTGCTGGCCGGGCGCGACGGTTACGAGGTCACGGCAGGAGACGTGCTCTACCAGGGGCGCAACCTGCTGGACCGCGAGCCCGAGGAGCGCGCCGGCGACGGCATCTTCCTGGCCTTCCAGTATCCGGTGGAGATTCCGGGCGTGCCCAACCTCTACTTCCTGCGGATGGCGCTCAACGCCCAGCGCCGGCACCGCGGCCAGCCCGAGATCCCGGCGGAGGACTTCCTGCGCCTGGTCAGCGAGAAGCTCAAGCTCGTGCACCTGGAGGACGGCCTGCAGAAGCGCGCGGTCAACGAGGGCTTCTCGGGCGGCGAGAAGAAGCGCAACGAGATCTTCCAGATGCTGATCCTCGAGCCCCGGCTGGCCCTGCTGGACGAGACGGACTCAGGGCTGGACATCGACGCGCTGAAGATCGTGGCCGAGGGCGTCAACGCCATGCGCTCGCCCGAGTTCAGCGCCGTGGTGGTGACCCACTACCAGCGTCTGCTGGACTACATCGTGCCCGACCAGGTGCACGTGCTGGCCGGCGGCCGGATCGTCAAGACCGGCGGGCGCGAACTGGCCCTGGAGCTGGAGAAGCGCGGCTACGGCTGGCTGACCCAGGAGGTCTCGGCATGA
- the sufD gene encoding Fe-S cluster assembly protein SufD — MNRARTLTGWLTDPPDDAGLVAGEARARLARRALELGLPTARDEAWRYSRLEGLAEEELLLAGEGPAPTAPQLTALTPEGVRVDRVVVVNGRLMPELCEIGPLPAGVGFGSLRAMARAAQGGLKEAADLLERLDSLCRPDQRMFSALNTALAGDATGLWVPDGVRLERPLLVISLVLPGADALLTQPRLLVITGRESQASVMEAHGGFGPTPYFCNAVSEFHLGAGATLEHLRVQRDSPAGRRVSGAFLRVEAGAHLRSHTFTTGGRSVRNEFQLELAGAGARGEVNGLSLLSGESVVDNHTHVTHLAPDCESRQTFRSILAERSRGVFTGRILVARDAQRTDAVQSFAGLLLSDTARALARPQLEILADDVKCTHGATVGSLDPDSLFYLRSRGIPKALARRLLIHAFCSDLLGRVRTSEMVNPLDRLVTRTLAEQA; from the coding sequence ATGAACAGGGCCCGCACCCTGACGGGTTGGCTGACGGATCCGCCTGACGACGCCGGGCTGGTGGCTGGCGAAGCGCGCGCGCGCCTGGCCCGGCGAGCCCTGGAGCTGGGCCTGCCCACGGCCCGCGACGAAGCCTGGCGCTACTCGCGGCTGGAGGGCCTGGCCGAGGAGGAACTGCTCCTGGCCGGCGAGGGCCCGGCGCCCACGGCCCCGCAGCTCACGGCCCTGACGCCCGAGGGCGTGCGCGTGGACCGCGTGGTGGTGGTCAACGGCCGCCTGATGCCCGAACTCTGCGAGATCGGTCCGTTGCCCGCCGGCGTGGGCTTCGGCAGCCTGCGGGCCATGGCCCGGGCCGCCCAGGGGGGACTGAAGGAGGCGGCGGACCTGCTGGAGCGGCTGGACAGCCTCTGCCGGCCCGACCAGCGCATGTTCAGCGCCCTCAACACCGCCCTGGCCGGCGACGCCACGGGGCTCTGGGTGCCCGACGGCGTCCGGCTGGAGCGCCCCCTGCTGGTGATCTCCCTGGTGCTGCCGGGGGCGGACGCGCTGCTCACCCAGCCGCGCCTGCTGGTGATCACCGGCCGGGAGAGCCAGGCCAGCGTGATGGAGGCCCACGGCGGCTTCGGCCCCACGCCCTACTTCTGCAACGCAGTGAGCGAATTCCACCTGGGCGCGGGCGCCACCCTCGAGCACCTGCGCGTGCAGCGCGACAGCCCGGCGGGCCGGCGAGTCTCCGGCGCCTTCCTGCGCGTGGAGGCCGGCGCGCACCTGCGCTCCCACACCTTCACCACCGGCGGACGCAGCGTGCGCAACGAGTTCCAGCTGGAGCTGGCCGGCGCGGGCGCGCGCGGCGAGGTCAACGGCCTCTCCCTCCTGAGCGGCGAGAGCGTGGTGGACAACCACACCCACGTGACGCACCTGGCGCCGGACTGCGAGAGCCGCCAGACCTTCCGCTCCATCCTGGCGGAGCGCAGCCGCGGCGTGTTCACGGGCCGCATCCTGGTGGCCCGGGACGCCCAGCGCACGGACGCCGTGCAGTCCTTCGCCGGCCTGCTGCTCTCCGACACGGCCCGGGCGCTGGCCCGGCCGCAGCTGGAGATCCTGGCCGACGACGTGAAGTGCACGCACGGCGCCACCGTGGGCAGCCTGGACCCGGACAGCCTGTTCTACCTGCGCAGCCGGGGCATTCCCAAGGCCCTGGCGCGCCGACTGCTGATCCACGCCTTCTGCTCGGACCTGCTGGGCCGCGTGCGCACCTCGGAGATGGTCAATCCGCTGGACCGCCTGGTGACCCGCACCCTGGCGGAGCAGGCATGA
- a CDS encoding SufS family cysteine desulfurase: MSVLDVEALRAQFPALDQRVHGKPLVYLDNAATTQKARAVLDALDGYYRGDCANVHRGVHTLSARAGERYEAARETIRARLNAPGTEGVIFTAGTTAAINLVADSFGRAFVRPGDEILVSGLEHHSNLVPWQLLCQRSGAVLRVAHADADGVVSTETFAAALSQRTRLAAFTHVSNALGTVNPVAEWTALAHQAGARVLVDGAQAVAHLGVDLQAIDCDFYAFSGHKVYGPTGIGALVGKPEVLEQLPPWQGGGDMISHVGYESSEYNTLPWRLEAGTPHIAGAIGLGAALEFLDGLPLDELIAHEDRLLERACAELDAIPGVVRVGRAPRRVSVLSFVVAGAHPSDVATLLDLEGVAVRSGHHCAQPLLERLGLPGTVRASFSLYNTEAEVERLAAALRKALRLLGVG; encoded by the coding sequence ATGAGCGTGCTGGACGTGGAGGCGCTGCGCGCGCAGTTCCCGGCCCTGGACCAACGGGTGCACGGCAAGCCGCTGGTCTACCTGGACAACGCGGCCACGACCCAGAAGGCCCGCGCCGTGCTGGACGCCCTGGACGGCTACTACCGCGGCGACTGCGCCAACGTGCACCGCGGCGTGCACACGCTGAGCGCGCGCGCGGGCGAGCGCTACGAGGCCGCGCGCGAGACCATCCGCGCCCGGTTGAACGCCCCCGGCACCGAGGGCGTGATCTTCACGGCGGGGACCACGGCGGCCATCAACCTGGTGGCCGACTCCTTCGGCCGCGCCTTCGTCCGCCCGGGGGACGAGATCCTGGTGAGCGGCCTGGAGCACCACTCCAACCTGGTGCCCTGGCAACTGCTCTGCCAGCGCAGCGGCGCCGTGCTGCGCGTGGCCCACGCGGACGCCGACGGCGTGGTGTCCACGGAGACCTTCGCCGCCGCCCTGTCGCAGCGCACGCGGCTGGCGGCCTTCACCCATGTCTCCAATGCGCTGGGCACCGTGAATCCCGTGGCCGAGTGGACGGCCCTGGCGCACCAGGCCGGTGCCCGCGTGCTGGTGGACGGCGCCCAGGCCGTGGCCCACCTGGGCGTGGACCTGCAGGCCATCGACTGCGATTTCTACGCCTTCAGCGGGCACAAGGTCTACGGACCCACGGGGATCGGCGCGCTGGTGGGCAAGCCCGAAGTGCTGGAGCAGCTCCCGCCCTGGCAGGGCGGCGGCGACATGATCAGCCACGTGGGCTACGAGAGTTCCGAGTACAACACGCTGCCCTGGCGCCTGGAGGCGGGCACGCCGCACATCGCGGGGGCCATCGGGCTGGGCGCGGCGCTGGAGTTCCTGGACGGCCTGCCGCTGGACGAACTCATCGCGCACGAGGATCGGCTGCTGGAGCGGGCCTGTGCCGAGCTGGACGCCATTCCCGGCGTCGTGCGCGTGGGCCGGGCCCCGCGGCGGGTCAGCGTGCTCTCTTTCGTGGTGGCGGGCGCCCATCCCAGCGACGTGGCCACCCTGCTGGACCTGGAGGGCGTGGCCGTGCGCAGCGGCCACCACTGCGCCCAGCCGCTGCTTGAGCGCCTGGGGCTGCCGGGGACGGTGCGCGCCTCCTTCAGTCTCTACAACACCGAAGCCGAGGTGGAGCGCCTGGCGGCCGCCCTGCGCAAGGCCCTGCGCCTGCTCGGGGTCGGGTAA
- a CDS encoding DUF59 domain-containing protein, with amino-acid sequence MLDKQALEERIVAALKTVFDPEIPVDIHSLGLIYGVDIADDGFVQVSMTLTTPNCPEAEALPGRVTECVLDVDGVQGVHVDLVWEPTWTKDMMSDAARLQLGFF; translated from the coding sequence ATGCTGGACAAGCAGGCCCTGGAAGAGCGGATCGTCGCGGCGCTTAAGACGGTCTTCGACCCGGAGATCCCGGTGGACATCCACTCGCTCGGGTTGATCTACGGCGTGGACATCGCCGACGACGGCTTCGTGCAGGTGAGCATGACCCTGACCACGCCCAACTGCCCCGAAGCCGAGGCCCTGCCCGGGCGGGTCACCGAATGCGTGCTGGACGTGGACGGCGTGCAGGGCGTGCACGTGGACCTGGTCTGGGAACCCACCTGGACCAAGGACATGATGAGCGACGCGGCGCGCTTGCAGCTGGGCTTCTTCTGA
- a CDS encoding phenylalanine--tRNA ligase beta subunit-related protein, translating into MINLDPALGGRVAAAWLELEDVCVAPAGAEQATAFAGLECELLSLYGGRTPAEIEGLQAARRLYHAAGVDPTRTRPSSEALLRRVLKGQGLPAVNNAVDAGNELSLRTLLPLGLYDAGRIEGAVELRRGRPGESYPGIRKEEVHLEGRLGLFDAAGPFGSPTSDSPRTAVTEASRRLLLVLFAPGDLPAARLDGALELGAELFGRWCGARPGRSGRLA; encoded by the coding sequence ATGATCAATCTGGACCCCGCCCTGGGCGGCCGGGTGGCGGCGGCCTGGCTGGAACTGGAAGATGTGTGCGTGGCCCCGGCCGGGGCCGAGCAGGCGACGGCCTTCGCCGGGCTGGAGTGCGAGCTGCTCAGCCTCTACGGCGGCCGGACGCCGGCGGAGATCGAGGGTCTGCAGGCCGCGCGGCGCTTGTATCACGCCGCCGGGGTGGATCCCACCCGCACGCGGCCCTCCTCCGAGGCCCTGCTGCGGCGCGTGCTCAAGGGCCAGGGCCTGCCCGCCGTGAACAACGCCGTGGACGCGGGCAACGAACTCTCGCTGCGCACCCTGCTGCCGCTGGGCCTCTACGACGCCGGGCGGATCGAGGGCGCGGTGGAGCTGCGGCGGGGCCGGCCGGGGGAATCCTACCCGGGCATCCGCAAGGAGGAGGTCCACCTGGAGGGCCGGCTGGGCCTCTTCGACGCCGCCGGTCCCTTCGGCAGCCCCACCAGCGACAGCCCGCGCACGGCGGTGACGGAGGCCAGCCGCCGCCTGCTGCTGGTGCTGTTCGCGCCCGGCGACCTGCCCGCGGCCCGGCTGGACGGCGCGCTGGAACTGGGCGCGGAGCTGTTCGGCCGCTGGTGCGGTGCGCGGCCGGGCCGCAGCGGGCGCCTGGCCTGA
- a CDS encoding DUF6687 family protein, with the protein MPLSFHLESEGVPAPSHPGVRLYVDGTSHGIREDRDIELSHWNPSTTPEIYQADSSTEIALNFLVFGRLPAEGLVINNHLDVDGILSAFALLEPATALAHREQLVAAAETGDFWAWADDGALGLYESLVEILAAGRAAGRDELQLHHDCFQALPGLLKQDLSTRVPVALGETVQRLKAGRLRRQLHHQRFVAFEIPAALHEGRLTDALRVNEFNASLDDGSLLHSVARNRLDRERVQLVSVEGAGGWYHDLCYPGHMWALTVNRWRAPGFWEGETSNTWYYRFAPLEEALARLQAREGGGGRWQSAEELTPFASVLGRAFPVVACCLGEDDTPAVSSLTPDEVARELRAAFTWDLTGSRG; encoded by the coding sequence ATGCCACTCAGCTTCCATCTTGAATCGGAGGGGGTCCCCGCACCCTCTCACCCCGGGGTCCGGCTCTACGTGGACGGCACGAGCCACGGCATCCGCGAAGACCGGGACATCGAACTCAGCCACTGGAATCCCAGCACCACGCCGGAGATCTACCAGGCCGACAGCTCCACGGAGATCGCCCTCAATTTCCTCGTGTTCGGCCGGCTGCCGGCGGAGGGACTGGTGATCAACAACCACCTGGACGTGGACGGCATCCTCTCGGCCTTCGCCCTGCTGGAGCCCGCGACAGCTCTGGCGCATCGCGAGCAGCTGGTGGCCGCGGCGGAAACGGGGGATTTCTGGGCCTGGGCGGATGACGGGGCGCTGGGCCTCTACGAGTCGCTGGTGGAGATCCTCGCGGCCGGCCGCGCCGCCGGCCGGGACGAGCTGCAGTTGCACCACGACTGTTTCCAGGCGCTGCCCGGCCTGCTCAAACAGGACTTGTCCACCCGCGTGCCCGTCGCCCTGGGCGAGACCGTGCAGCGGCTAAAGGCGGGTCGCCTGCGTCGCCAGCTGCACCACCAACGCTTCGTGGCCTTCGAGATTCCTGCCGCCCTGCACGAGGGCCGGCTGACGGACGCCCTGCGCGTGAACGAGTTCAACGCCTCCCTGGACGACGGCAGCCTGCTGCACTCCGTGGCGCGCAATCGGCTGGACCGCGAGCGCGTGCAACTGGTCTCCGTGGAGGGCGCGGGCGGTTGGTATCACGACCTCTGCTATCCGGGCCACATGTGGGCGCTGACGGTGAACCGCTGGCGCGCGCCGGGCTTCTGGGAAGGCGAGACCAGCAACACCTGGTACTACCGCTTCGCCCCGCTGGAGGAGGCGCTGGCCCGCCTGCAGGCCCGGGAGGGTGGCGGCGGCCGCTGGCAGAGCGCCGAGGAGCTGACGCCCTTCGCCAGCGTGCTGGGACGCGCCTTTCCCGTGGTGGCCTGCTGCCTGGGCGAGGACGACACGCCGGCGGTCTCCAGCCTGACGCCGGACGAGGTGGCGCGCGAGCTGCGCGCGGCCTTCACCTGGGACCTGACCGGCAGCCGGGGATGA
- a CDS encoding 8-oxo-dGTP diphosphatase: protein MIHAVEATLCYVERAGQVLMLRRDKRPDDYHYGRCNGLGGKLEPGESPLDCARREILEECGLVVGRLRFAGHITFPRFDGVRDWSVFLFHGTEVAEGEPVDPPEGHLLWVPRAGLLELPLWEGDRHFLPWVLAGRRFLARFDYEAGVYQGHEVCFLDD from the coding sequence ATGATCCACGCCGTCGAGGCCACGCTCTGCTACGTGGAGCGCGCGGGCCAGGTGCTGATGCTGCGCCGCGACAAGCGCCCGGACGATTACCACTACGGTCGCTGCAACGGCTTGGGCGGCAAGCTCGAGCCCGGCGAATCCCCGCTGGACTGCGCCCGGCGGGAGATCCTGGAGGAGTGCGGCCTGGTGGTGGGTCGCCTGCGCTTCGCCGGGCACATCACCTTTCCCCGCTTCGACGGAGTCCGCGACTGGTCGGTCTTTCTCTTCCACGGAACGGAGGTGGCGGAGGGCGAGCCGGTGGATCCGCCGGAAGGCCACCTGCTCTGGGTGCCGCGCGCGGGGCTGCTGGAGCTGCCGCTCTGGGAGGGCGACCGCCACTTCCTGCCCTGGGTGCTGGCCGGCCGCCGCTTCCTGGCGCGCTTCGACTACGAGGCCGGCGTCTATCAGGGTCACGAGGTCTGCTTCCTCGACGACTAG
- a CDS encoding DNA-binding protein: MQRVIIGVMGGSRSTPAIDALAEELGAAIAREGWVLLTGGRPLGVMEAASRGADQAGGLVLGLLPGLDPAGASAHVHVALPTGLGMARNLLNVLAARVVVALPGAAGTLSEISLALCHQRPVLLLGWERQPLDGFTLPLFPDVASLLPALRELAGRALTAEMVCPLV, encoded by the coding sequence GTGCAACGCGTGATCATCGGTGTGATGGGCGGCAGCCGTTCCACGCCCGCCATTGACGCCCTGGCCGAAGAGCTGGGCGCCGCCATCGCGCGGGAGGGCTGGGTCCTGCTCACCGGCGGGCGGCCTCTTGGCGTGATGGAGGCGGCCTCGCGCGGCGCCGACCAGGCCGGCGGGTTGGTGCTGGGACTGCTTCCCGGGCTGGACCCCGCCGGCGCCTCGGCCCACGTGCACGTGGCCCTGCCCACCGGGCTGGGCATGGCGCGCAACCTGCTCAACGTGCTGGCGGCCCGGGTGGTGGTGGCCCTGCCGGGCGCGGCGGGCACGCTCTCGGAGATCAGCCTGGCGCTTTGCCACCAGCGCCCCGTCCTGCTGCTGGGCTGGGAGCGCCAACCGCTGGACGGCTTCACCCTGCCGCTCTTCCCGGACGTGGCGAGCCTGCTGCCGGCCTTGCGGGAGTTGGCGGGGCGCGCCCTGACGGCTGAGATGGTCTGTCCGCTGGTCTGA
- a CDS encoding acyclic terpene utilization AtuA family protein: protein MNRIVRIANGQGFWGDSIDAPVHLVERGGIDFLTLDYLAEVTLSIMQRQRLKNPESGYARDFVELAARILPRCLERDIRVVTNAGGVNPRACREALGRVAAKLGKRVRIGVVEGDDILGRVAELEAAGANFRNLETGESFGAVRDRISSANVYIDSFCLAEALDQGAQIVLAGRVSDPGLALGPLVHAFGWGRADWDLLAAGTLAGHVTECGAQCTGGNHSRWWEVPDLAGIGYPVVEAGPDGSFVVTKQPGSGGMVTRETVGEQILYEMGDPHNYISPDVRVDFTSFQLEEEARDRVRISGVRGLPATDTYKVSFSYHAGWKAHGQLTVSGPRARLKAARVAEIIWERLRQAGCRFEHTETEFLGLDSCHPGIRPAPAQLNEVVLRLGVRDPDAGMVERFGKELAPVITNGPPGITGFAGGRPKPQEIIAYWPALVPKQLIRTSVNVEEAGA from the coding sequence GTGAACCGCATCGTGCGCATCGCCAACGGCCAGGGCTTCTGGGGCGACTCCATCGACGCTCCCGTGCACCTAGTGGAGCGCGGCGGGATCGACTTCCTCACCCTGGACTATCTGGCTGAGGTGACCCTGTCCATCATGCAGCGCCAGCGGCTGAAGAACCCCGAGTCCGGCTACGCGCGGGACTTCGTGGAACTGGCGGCTCGCATCCTGCCCCGCTGCCTGGAGCGCGACATTCGCGTGGTGACCAACGCCGGCGGCGTGAATCCGCGGGCCTGCCGCGAGGCGCTGGGCCGGGTGGCGGCCAAGCTGGGCAAGCGCGTGCGCATCGGCGTGGTGGAGGGCGACGACATCCTCGGCCGCGTGGCCGAGCTGGAGGCCGCGGGCGCCAATTTCCGCAATCTCGAGACCGGCGAGTCCTTCGGCGCCGTGCGCGACCGGATCAGCTCGGCCAACGTCTACATCGACTCCTTCTGCCTGGCGGAGGCGCTGGACCAGGGCGCGCAGATCGTGCTGGCCGGCCGCGTCTCCGACCCCGGCCTGGCGCTGGGCCCGCTGGTGCACGCCTTCGGCTGGGGCCGCGCGGACTGGGACCTGCTGGCCGCCGGCACGCTGGCCGGCCACGTCACCGAGTGCGGCGCTCAGTGCACGGGCGGCAACCACAGCCGCTGGTGGGAGGTGCCCGATCTGGCCGGGATCGGCTACCCCGTGGTGGAGGCCGGCCCGGACGGCTCCTTCGTGGTAACCAAGCAGCCCGGCAGCGGCGGCATGGTGACGCGCGAGACCGTGGGCGAGCAGATCCTCTACGAGATGGGCGACCCGCACAACTACATCAGCCCGGACGTGCGCGTGGACTTCACCTCCTTCCAGCTCGAGGAGGAGGCCCGCGACCGCGTGCGGATCAGCGGCGTGCGGGGCCTGCCCGCCACGGACACCTACAAGGTCTCGTTCTCGTATCACGCGGGCTGGAAGGCCCACGGCCAGCTCACCGTCAGCGGGCCGCGCGCGCGGCTGAAAGCGGCCCGGGTGGCGGAGATCATCTGGGAGCGGCTGCGCCAGGCGGGCTGCCGCTTCGAACACACCGAGACCGAATTCCTCGGCCTGGATTCCTGCCACCCCGGCATCCGGCCCGCTCCCGCCCAGCTGAACGAAGTGGTGCTGCGGCTGGGCGTGCGCGACCCCGACGCGGGAATGGTGGAGCGCTTCGGCAAGGAGCTGGCGCCGGTGATCACCAACGGCCCCCCGGGGATCACGGGTTTCGCCGGCGGGCGGCCCAAGCCCCAGGAGATCATCGCCTACTGGCCGGCGCTGGTGCCCAAGCAGCTGATCCGGACCAGCGTGAACGTCGAAGAAGCGGGAGCCTGA
- a CDS encoding magnesium transporter: MLKAPPEIAPLERPVRESMRPPGLLLPRHLSCGQALDLIRERAPADAIYYFYVIDEHEALCGVLPVRSLLTSPLERPLEEILVARVISVPDTARVLDACELFAMHKLLALPVVDSARRVQGLLDVNLFTEGVFDVAERERMDEVFEAIGVRVSQVQGQSPVLAFRYRFPWLLPTLASGLACAVLTGWFGSTLERSLALAFFLTLVLGLGESVAIQTMTLTVQTLRHRRPTLRWYLREWLREAISAGLLGLACGALVGPLTLLWQAPPAVALSVALAIALAVTLAGLHGLSVPALLHALRLDPRIAAGPLTLALTDLSTLLLFFSTARLLIG; encoded by the coding sequence GTGCTGAAAGCCCCGCCTGAGATCGCCCCGCTGGAGCGCCCGGTGCGCGAGAGCATGCGCCCGCCGGGGCTCCTGCTGCCCCGCCACCTGAGCTGCGGCCAGGCGCTGGACCTGATCCGCGAGCGCGCCCCGGCCGACGCCATCTACTACTTCTACGTCATCGACGAGCACGAGGCCCTCTGCGGCGTGCTGCCCGTGCGCAGCCTGCTGACTTCGCCGCTGGAGCGGCCGCTGGAGGAGATCCTCGTCGCCCGCGTGATCAGCGTGCCCGACACGGCGCGCGTGCTCGACGCCTGCGAGCTCTTCGCCATGCACAAGCTGCTGGCCCTGCCGGTGGTGGACAGCGCCCGACGCGTCCAGGGCCTGCTGGACGTCAACCTGTTCACCGAGGGCGTGTTCGACGTGGCCGAGCGCGAGCGGATGGACGAGGTCTTCGAGGCCATCGGCGTGCGCGTCTCCCAGGTGCAGGGCCAGTCGCCCGTCCTGGCCTTCCGCTACCGCTTCCCCTGGCTGCTGCCCACCCTGGCCAGCGGACTGGCCTGCGCCGTCCTCACGGGCTGGTTCGGTAGCACGCTGGAGCGCTCGCTGGCCCTGGCCTTCTTCCTGACCCTGGTGCTCGGACTGGGGGAGAGCGTGGCGATCCAGACCATGACCCTGACCGTCCAGACCCTGCGCCACCGGCGGCCCACGCTGCGCTGGTACTTGCGCGAATGGTTGCGGGAGGCCATCTCGGCCGGGCTGCTGGGCCTGGCCTGCGGCGCGCTGGTGGGGCCGCTCACGCTGCTCTGGCAGGCGCCGCCCGCGGTGGCCCTGAGCGTGGCGCTGGCCATCGCCCTGGCCGTCACCCTAGCGGGCCTGCACGGCCTGAGCGTGCCCGCGCTGCTGCACGCGCTGCGCCTGGATCCGCGCATCGCCGCCGGCCCCCTGACCCTGGCCCTGACCGACCTGAGCACGCTGCTGCTCTTCTTCAGCACGGCCCGCCTGCTGATCGGCTGA